A window of Cryptomeria japonica chromosome 3, Sugi_1.0, whole genome shotgun sequence contains these coding sequences:
- the LOC131044051 gene encoding receptor-like protein kinase 7, with the protein MECRALFWIVCFFALSLLWITGVQALTEEAQILLEMKKSLKDPHNALNDWKDSIDAPCNWNGISCDNNTGMVTEITIENKFINGPLYSNICKLQNFKKLQLGNNALYGTLPSDIMNCTKLQSLNLTKNSFSGTLPDFSPLKSLQILDVTNNNFTGEFPASVGNLAELTSLNLAGNQFRPGKIPQQLMNLKKLEVLYLADCNLVGEIPSFIFNFTDLVLLDLSCNSLEGSIPKVISKLSKLYQLELYKNNLTGNIPPELGNLTALKYFDASKNMLSGNLPEEVGNLRNLVSFQVYMNQLSGQIPETFGDFPYLEGLSLYTNNFTGQLPQKLGSLSNFKFIDVSGNKFTGPLPKDICRGGNLQYFLVLDNLFTGELPNSYEDCKSLIRFRVNINNLTGRVPKGIWGLPNANIIDLSFNNFDGELGPEISNAKKLTEFYINNNQFSGILVSEIGMASQLFKVEVQNNQFTGSIPQEISSLRNLNELYLQGNMFEGSIPPEIGLCTSLVVINLAENHLSGLIPDSLGSIVGLNSLNLSNNHLHGSIPNSLGTLKLSFVDFSNNHLSGPVPNSLVSNINSERFSENPGLCVKSSRSNSHLLHTCKSSHLTKESRKIIFISGFIVGIAMLILVIGLVLLWQKCHQNRDESRDKKGGNTHWKFKSFHKISFTEKDISEALLKEENIIGSGGSGKVYRVDLQNNVTVAVKWLCPVDINSFKQNDINNQMNAEVDVLGMVRHKNIVRLYCSLSNGKSNLLVYEYMENGNLFDALHKVYTENASKGSGLHLDWPTRYKIALGAAHGLAYLHHDCLPTIVHRDIKSTNILLDDDYEARIADFGIAKFLQAGGGKDPTTVFAGTYGYIAPECAYTFEVTEKSDIYSFGVVLLELVTGKQPVEPEFGDSKHIVFWISQKICSQQGPFEVLDSRISKYFEEEMIKVLKIAVRCTFEVPTLRPSMREVVQMLLEADPCSSSNSSSSSKTTQKEGTQENSTMDFGMIVRESSQHKDEEISIANIISA; encoded by the exons ATGGAGTGCAGAGCTCTGTTTTGGATTGTATGCTTCTTTGCCCTTTCATTGCTGTGGATAACAGGTGTTCAAGCTCTTACCGAGGAGGCTCAAATTTTACTGGAAATGAAGAAAAGTCTGAAGGATCCTCACAATGCACTGAACGACTGGAAAGACTCCATTGATGCACCTTGCAACTGGAATGGAATTAGCTGCGACAATAATACAGGTATGGTCACTGAGATCACAATTGAAAACAAATTTATAAATGGTCCTCTGTATTCCAATATTTGCAAATTGCAAAATTTCAAGAAGCTTCAATTGGGAAACAATGCGCTATATGGGACTTTACCCTCAGATATCATGAACTGCACCAAGCTTCAGTCCCTGAATCTCACAAAAAATTCTTTCTCCGGAACTTTACCAGATTTTTCCCCATTGAAATCCTTGCAGATTCTTGATGTGACAAACAATAACTTCACAGGTGAATTTCCTGCTTCTGTTGGTAATTTAGCTGAGTTGACTTCCCTCAACCTTGCTGGTAATCAATTCCGTCCAGGAAAAATACCCCAGCAGCTCATGAATTTGAAGAAACTCGAGGTGCTATACTTGGCCGACTGTAATTTGGTAGGAGAAATCCcaagttttatttttaatttcacagATCTAGTTCTTCTGGATCTCTCTTGTAACTCTCTGGAGGGATCTATTCCAAAGGTGATTTCCAAACTCAGTAAACTCTACCAACTAGAGCTGTATAAGAACAATCTTACTGGGAATATACCCCCAGAGCTAGGAAATCTCACAGCattaaaatattttgatgcatCAAAGAACATGTTGAGTGGAAATCTTCCAGAAGAGGTTGGAAATTTGAGAAACTTAGTTTCATTTCAGGTCTACATGAACCAGCTTTCTGGTCAAATCCCTGAAACCTTTGGTGACTTTCCATATCTTGAAGGCTTGTCACTGTATACTAACAATTTCACAGGACAACTACCACAGAAGCTTGGCAGCTtgtcaaatttcaaatttattgaTGTTTCTGGGAACAAATTCACTGGACCACTACCAAAAGATATCTGTAGAGGAGGTAACCTGCAATACTTTCTTGTTCTTGATAATCTTTTTACAGGAGAACTGCCCAATTCTTATGAAGATTGCAAAAGTTTGATACGTTTCAGAGTGAATATCAATAATCTAACTGGTAGGGTACCTAAAGGAATTTGGGGTttgccaaatgccaacattattGATCTGAGCTTCAATAACTTTGATGGTGAACTTGGTCCCGAGATCAGCAATGCAAAGAAGTTAACAGAATTCTATATTAACAATAATCAATTCTCAGGGATCTTGGTGTCAGAGATCGGAATGGCCTCACAATTATTCAAAGTTGAAGTCCAGAACAATCAGTTTACAGGTTCAATCCCACAAGAAATCAGCAGTTTGAGAAATTTGAATGAACTGTATTTGCAGGGAAATATGTTTGAGGGATCCATTCCACCTGAAATTGGTTTATGCACTTCTTTAGTTGTTATCAACCTTGCAGAAAACCATTTGAGTGGATTGATTCCAGACTCTTTGGGGTCCATTGTAGGTCTGAATTCTCTAAATCTTTCAAATAACCATCTCCATGGATCAATTCCAAATAGCCTTGGTACATTGAAGCTAAGCTTTGTTGACTTCTCCAACAACCATTTATCTGGCCCTGTTCCAAATTCCCTAGTTAGCAACATTAACAGTGAAAGATTCTCAGAGAATCCAGGGTTGTGTGTCAAAAGCTCTAGGAGTAACAGTCATCTACTTCATACTTGTAAGAGCTCTCATCTCACGAAAGAATCtagaaaaattatatttatatcagGGTTCATTGTTGGAATAGCAATGTTAATACTAGTGATTGGTTTGGTACTTCTGTGGCAAAAATGCCATCAAAACCGAGATGAATCTAGGGATAAAAAAGGAGGAAATACGCACTGGAAATTTAAATCTTTTCATAAAATAAGTTTCACTGAGAAGGATATTTCTGAAGCTTTGCTAAAGGAAGAGAATATAATTGGAAGTGGTGGATCGGGCAAGGTTTATCGTGTGGATTTGCAAAACAATGTAACTGTTGCTGTAAAATGGCTTTGCCCAGTGGACATTAACAGTTTCAAGCAAAATGATATCAACAATCAGATGAATGCAGAAGTGGATGTTTTAGGGATGGTTCGGCACAAGAATATTGTGAGGCTCTATTGTAGTTTATCAAATGGTAAGTCAAATCTTTTGGTATATGAATATATGGAGAATGGAAACTTGTTTGATGCTTTGCATAAAGTCTATACAGAAAACGCATCAAAGGGAAGTGGTTTGCATTTGGATTGGCCAACAAGGTATAAGATTGCATTAGGAGCAGCACATGGATTGGCATATCTTCATCATGATTGCTTACCTACAATTGTTCACAGAGATATAAAATCTACTAATATTTTGCTGGATGACGATTATGAGGCAAGGATTGCTGATTTTGGTATTGCGAAATTTCTTCAAGCTGGTGGAGGAAAGGATCCCACCACAGTTTTTGCAGGCACCTATGGCTACATTGCTCCGG AATGTGCCTATACTTTTGAGGTCACTGAGAAGAGTGACATTTACAGTTTCGGTGTGGTTCTATTGGAGCTTGTCACTGGAAAACAACCAGTTGAGCCAGAATTTGGTGATAGCAAACACATAGTTTTCTGGATTTCACAGAAAATATGTTCCCAGCAAGGCCCTTTTGAGGTTCTCGATTCAAGGATTTCTAAATATTTTGAGGAAGAAATGATCAAGGTCTTGAAAATTGCAGTGCGTTGTACATTCGAAGTCCCAACACTACGGCCCAGCATGAGAGAAGTTGTACAAATGTTGCTGGAAGCTGATCCTTGCAGTAGTAGTAATAGTAGTAGTAGTTCCAAGACAACCCAAAAGGAAGGAACCCAAGAGAACTCAACGATGGACTTTGGCATGATTGTGAGAGAAAGTTCTCAGCATAAAGATGAAGAAATAAGCATTGCAAATATCATTTCCGCTTAA